One window from the genome of Rhizoctonia solani chromosome 15, complete sequence encodes:
- a CDS encoding potassium/sodium transporter — protein sequence MPRKHVKSRFVTRLSIWAGKHLNFYRVHLLSFTFIPVISAAIFYASNGSTKISYLDSLFMCTSAMTTSGLNTVNLSTTTVWQQVILAFLMFIGNSTSISLVVLFVRRSYFKAKCEAAVRMARQQRHERELIRRAIAGSQGTGHGVFARVRARAQTIFGHQAAPEPRPEAREDGLAEKSALPEHEQHQRIRGRVRGETIVGSLHETIESDDTHIEDDAGNHLGNSEKFGNEYGKAPTDDNDASSGANNGGKINEHHLENAGRRSGPENSHKHSNDQYHVNSFAPPTFTQTAPTPSSTMTLLPEVSESPADETAPSSLETAPVPASNPASVPIRPKLRPRSLALGHESDQDLRKSRARAGDIEILKGDAPENDQESNTLPDNHDHQSLSGSPGEKKLALESVGEESAQDVHTTSPTEMSRHSGSPNGITQFGFTTSTSPKEETFSTSPNEMTEFAHSPPSSPPARKIPGSPNLNGHGILMHSSNYPSRSPNGVHQSLPHIGEPLTRPRQATISSPSTRKTTLSPVVRPVFLHAPHITTGGRRTTFAEQAHPLHPHGPMRERAPSINPELRSARREALRARNGTITSPLPPFANLPPHTEGEQHNVSPLNGHSKLANEYTQGYTHHPLRRPRAQTGTGGFANPIGLVAQWGVDYISGVKNFVDAHEREVVHETEGRERRGSVYQRTDSVGSQGAGLTPPDDDVSLDEDDLEKMGGDEYNALVVLSWIVAGHYFVNHMIAFIILAPYSAKVPLVRDVIEAQNQSSGRTLNTTWFALFSVISAYANAGLTVVDTSLTQMSSAYLMIFVIIWLILVGATAFPLSLRFIVWVGTKIFRNGSTSKGLKFLLRHPRRCFMYLFPSHQSWYLLFTLVVIFILDWAAYLTFNIGMPGIEAIPPGPRVVGGFLQAVGQRAGGFTTINLQAIAPALQVIYIATMFVQVYPIAMAVRTSNVYEDSGVVIYQEELDDEEPTNLPAGRGAGFTAYLGWHVKHQLAQDLFWLLAALTTLCAFERNRILAEETAYFNIFSLFFEIVSAFANVGFSLGVSSQPFSLSGEMRTIPKLVIIGLMIRGRHRGLPMAIDRSVQLPTEYKTTSIMTSPSGVSSRRSTGLPSMTRRATVGTWSRTSIRQRQRAQDPTLDSDSDE from the exons ATGCCTCGAAAGCATGTCAAGTCACGGTTTGTCACTCGGTTGTCGATATGGGCTGGAAAACACCTCAACTTTTATCGGGTTCACCTGCTATCATTTACATTTATCCCGGTGATAAGTGCGGCGATTTTCTATGCCAGTAATGGGAGCACAAAAATCTCATATTTGGACTCGTTGTTCATGTGCACTAG TGCGATGACGACCTCGGGGCTCAACACCGTAAATCTATCAACCACGACAGTATGGCAGCAGGTCATTCTCGCCTTCTTAATGTTCATCGGGAACTCG ACTTCGATTTCGTTGGTCGTGCTGTTCGTCCGCAGATCATATTTCAAGGCCAAGTGCGAGGCCGCTGTTCGTATGGCACGCCAGCAGCGACATGAGCGGGAACTTATTCGCCGTGCCATCGCCGGAAGTCAAGGCACTGGTCATGGCGTGTTTGCCCGAGTACGagcacgcgcacagaccatttTCGGACACCAGGCGGCTCCTGAACCAAGGCCTGAGGCTCGCGAGGATGGCCTTGCGGAGAAGAGCGCCCTGCCGGAGCACGAACAACACCAACGAATTCGCGGCCGCGTACGTGGAGAAACGATTGTTGGCTCGCTACACGAAACGATTGAATCGGACGATACTCACATTGAAGATGATGCTGGGAACCACCTAGGGAACAGTGAGAAATTCGGGAACGAATATGGAAAAGCGCCGACCGACGACAACGATGCGAGCTCAGGCGCCAATAACGGCGGGAAGATTAACGAACATCACCTCGAGAACGCAGGCCGGCGCTCTGGGCCTGAGAACTCGCACAAGCATTCCAACGACCAGTATCATGTGAACTCGTTTGCGCCACCAACCTTCACCCAGACTGCGCCGACGCCGTCTTCCACTATGACTTTGCTCCCCGAGGTCTCGGAAAGCCCGGCTGATGAAACCGCTCCGTCATCTCTCGAAACCGCTCCCGTGCCGGCATCTAATCCCGCTTCCGTTCCTATTAGACCAAAACTCCGCCCGAGGTCGCTAGCATTAGGGCACGAATCGGACCAAGATCTCAGAAAATCGAGGGCGAGGGCCGGAGACATCGAGATATTGAAGGGCGATGCCCCAGAGAACGATCAGGAATCAAACACACTTCCCGACAATCATGATCACCAAAGCCTTAGTGGGTCCCCCGGAGAGAAAAAGCTTGCTCTAGAGAGCGTGGGTGAAGAGAG TGCACAGGATGTCCATACCACTTCACCTACCGAAATGTCAAGGCACTCGGGATCCCCCAACGGTATTACTCAGTTCGGATTTACAACCAGTACCTCACCAAAGGAGGAGACATTTTCCACTTCTCCCAACGAAATGACAGAGTTCGCACATAGTCCTCCATCGTCTCCTCCAGCCCGCAAAATCCCTGGGAGCCCAAATTTAAATGGCCACGGAATACTCATGCACTCGTCGAACTATCCTTCTCGTTCTCCCAACGGCGTACACCAATCACTCCCGCACATTGGAGAACCCCTGACTAGACCACGTCAAGCAACCATCTCGTCTCCCTCGACACGCAAAACCACACTCTCTCCGGTCGTCCGCCCTGTATTCTTGCATGCCCCGCACATTACTACTGGAGGTAGGCGAACTACATTTGCAGAGCAGGCTCACCCATTACACCCCCACGGCCCTATGCGTGAGAGGGCCCCAAGCATTAATCCTGAGTTGCGCTCTGCTCGCCGAGAGGCTCTTCGTGCACGCAACGGAACCATTACTTCACCTTTACCACCATTTGCCAATCTCCCTCCCCATACCGAAGGCGAGCAGCACAACGTTTCTCCCCTAAACGGCCATAGCAAGCTCGCAAACGAGTACACACAGGGCTATACTCATCATCCTCTCCGCCGTCCACGTGCCCAGACAGGGACAGGAGGATTTGCTAATCCTATTGGACTTGTTGCTCAATGGGGTGTCGATTATATTTCCGGCGTAAAGAACTTTGTAGACGCTCATGAAAGAGAAGTTGTCCATGAGACGGAAGGAAGAGAAAGGAGAGGCAGTGTATATCAGCGTACAGATTCCGTGGGGTCTCAGGGCGCTGGTCTGACGCCCCCAGACGATGATGTCAGTTTGGATGAGGATGATTTGGAGAAAATGGGTGGAGATGAG TATAACGCCCTGGTAGTACTATCTTGGATCGTCGCTGGG CATTATTTCGTTAACCATATGATCGCATTTATCATCCTGGCGCCCTACTCTGCAAAAGTCCCGTTAGTTCGCGACGTTATTGAAGCACAGAATCAGAGTTCTGGTAGGACGTTAAACACCACCTG GTTCGCTTTGTTCAGTGTAATTTCGGCTTACGCAAATGCTGGACTGACGGTCGTTGATACTAGTTTGACCCA AATGTCGAGTGCATACCTGATGATATTTGTCATTATCTGGCTGATTTTGGTGGGGGCGACCGCTTTCCCTTTGAG TCTGAGGTTTATCGTTTGGGTCGGAACAAAGATTTTTCGAAATGGTTCGACCAGCAAAGGGCTCAAGTTCCTACTCAGGCATCCTCGTCG GTGCTTCATGTATTTGTTCCCTTCGCATCAGAGCTGGTATCTCCTTTTCACACTAGTTGTCATTTT TATTTTGGACTGGGCTGCCTACCTCACTTTTAATATTGGAATGCCTGGTATCGAAGCTATCCCT CCCGGCCCTCGTGTCGTAGGCGGGTTTTTACAGGCGGTCGGTCAACGTGCTGGGGGCTTTACAACAATCAACCTGCAGGCAATCGCGCCGGCCCTTCA AGTCATTTACATCGCCACCAT GTTCGTTCAGGTATACCCGATTGCAATGGCTGTGCGCACTTCGAACGTGTACGAGGACAGTGGCGTGGTTATCTACCAAGAGGAACTAGACGACGAGGAGCCTACCAATCTGCCCGCAGGGCGCGGTGCTGGGTTCACTGCTTACCTTGGCTGGCATGTCAAGCACCAGCTAGCCCAAG ATTTGTTTTGGCTTTTGGCTGCATTGACCACGCTTTGTGCATTCGAG CGAAACCGGATCTTGGCTGAAGAAACCGCGTACTTTAATATTTTCTCGCTTTTCTTTGAGATTGTTAGTGCCTTTGCGAACGTCGGCTTCTCTTTAGGCGTGTCTTCA CAACCTTTCTCCTTGTCTGGAGAAATGCGCACTATTCCTAAACTGGTCATCATTGGTCTTATGATTCGCGGTAGACACCGTGGTCTTCCTATGGCAATCGACCGATCA GTTCAACTCCCTACAGAGTACAAAACTACGTCTATCATGACCAGCCCTTCGGGCGTATCCTCTCGTCGGTCGACTGGCCTACCTTCCATGACTCGGAGAGCGACTGTAGGTACCTGGTCGCGCACATCGATCCGACAGCGTCAACGTGCACAAGACCCAACTCTTGATTCGGACTCTGACGAATAA
- a CDS encoding oxidoreductase family, NAD-binding rossmann fold protein, which yields MDSLRKTIKSMGITAKSMAKPDPHIDFAPATEPVPDQTAQEPPPIGPPVRLAVIGAGQRGKKYGQYALNNPKHCVVVAIAEPRPETRERMAQDHQVGADRVFNDWKDLLAACDAHDAGRKDAQDARYVDGVVVTVQDHMHAEVVIPFARRGYHILCEKPMATTPEECIRMADEVEKSGIIFTIAHVLRYSKYNQALREVIASGSLGKLVNVVHVEPVGHYHFAHSYVRGNWNQESKSSFSLMTKSCHDIDLLCHFFAPATPVRFSSFGSLTHFRKSEKPAEAGSATRCLDCPVQNTCPYSASRIYLTGNTGWPVSAIVDGAVTKDKVMKELEDGPYGMCVYESPNDVCDHQVVNIEFSNGTTASFTMVAFTKLICERQTRLHLTHGEVVGDSNVFTTSDFRTNETRRHRPSSMDAHGDGDMGVVREFVRCVARRLAKKGNSGGEREDDGGDGGGDLGYPVSEVLRSHLAVFCAEKARRDGTVILFEEFEREVRQGMRSSACENSMDDQVGDQARPGVMIEIES from the exons ATGGACTCGCTCCGAAAGACGATCAAATCCATGGGCATCACGGCCAAGTCGATGGCAAAGCCCGACCCGCATATTGATTTCGCCCCCGCCACCGAACCAGTGCCCGACCAAACGGCGCAAGAACCACCGCCGATCGGGCCGCCTGTTCGTTTGGCCGTCATTGGTGCTGGCCAACGGGGAAAA AAGTATGGACAGTATGCTTTAAACAATCCTAAACATTGTGTTGTAGTCGCTATTGCCGAACCCCGTCCTGAAACACGGGAACGCATGGCGCAAGACCATCAAGTGGGAGCGGATCGGGTGTTTAATGACTGGAAAGATCTTTTGGCCGCATGCGATGCTCACGACGCCGGTCGAAAAGACGCCCAAGATGCTCGATACGTGGACGGGGTTGTTGTGACGGTTCAAGATCATATGCATGCAGAGGTGGTTATACCGTTTGCTCGACGTGGGTATCATATCCTGTGCGAAAAGCCGATGGCGACTACACCCGAAGAGTGCATTCGGATGGCAGACGAGGTGGAAAAGTCTGGAATTATATTTACAATCGCGCACG TTCTCAGGTATTCCAAATATAATCAAGCACTTCGGGAAGTGATTGCTTCGGGCAGTCTTGGAAAGCTCGTCAACGTCGTTCATGTCGAACCTGTGGGACATTATCATTTTGCGCATTCTTACGTCCGGGGAAATTGGAACCAAGAGTCAAAGAGCTCGTTTTCGTTGATGACCAAGAGTTGCCA CGACATTGACCTACTGTGTCATTTCTTCGCGCCTGCCACACCAGTTCGCTTCAGCTCATTCGGTTCGCTGACCCACTTTAGAAAGTCGGAAAAGCCAGCCGAGGCCGGTTCTGCTACGCGATGTTTGGACTGTCCGGTGCAGAATACTTGCCCCTATAGTGCTTCGCGCATTTATCTTACCGGAAATACCGGGTGGCCCGTGAGCGCGATTGTAGATGGCGCCGTGACAAAGGACAAGGTGATGAAAGAGCTAGAAGACGGGCCATACGGGATGTGCGTGTACGAGTCTCCAAACGACGTCTGTGACCACCAG GTCGTAAACATCGAGTTTTCCAACGGCACGACCGCATCGTTCACCATGGTCGCGTTCACCAAGCTCATCTGCGAGCGACAAACGCGGTTACATCTCACGCACGGAGAAGTCGTGGGTGACTCGAACGTGTTTACGACCAGCGACTTTCGGACCAACGAGACGCGGCGGCATAGGCCGAGTTCGATGGACGCGCATGGGGATGGGGATATGGGTGTTGTGCGCGAGTTTGTGCGGTGTGTGGCTCGTCGGCTTGCTAAAAAAGGGAACTCGGGGGGAGAAAGGGAAGATGATGGTGGAGATGGGGGTGGGGACTTGGGATATCCGGTATCCGAGGTGCTGCGCAGTCATCTTGCAGTGTTTTGCGCTGAGAAAGCTCGGCGGGACGGCACGGTTATTCTATTTGAAGAGTTTGAAAGAGAGGTACGACAGGGGATGAGGAGCTCAGCCTGTGAGAATAGCATGGATGACCAAGTGGGTGATCAAGCGAGACCAGGGGTAATGATTGAAATTGAAAGCTGA
- a CDS encoding extracellular matrix protein 14 encodes MLNISIRISDVLISVPLFTLSTPTQRKAYAGTKVYRIPTGNQEQTDRISNMIATLGVPTWKSAKVAFSHVDVEVSKDRLTAFHDALKQINPQVDSQLITMHDDLSVSIAKEAEGMNSPYRDAFVGFANAAWFTSYHTYADHLTFLSDLVSTFPNNAKVVMGGTSYEGRPITGINIFGSSGSGTKPAIIFHGTVHAREWITTMVTEQIAYSLLSNYTTSATIKSYVDKYDFYIFPVVNPDGFVYTQTTERLWRKNRQPPPSGTCYGRDINRNWPWKWDVAGGSSTSSCSETYRGAAAGDSPENKGLAAFINAKANSAAGAKLYVDWHSYGLYFMGPYGYSCSANAADKTEHTKLEQGFAAAFKAPYGKTLKTGPICSTIYQVSGGSVDYAYDVSKIKYSFTPELRGGSSGSGFVLPPAEILPSGIEAYEGVKYLLANMV; translated from the exons ATGTTGAATATATCTATACGAATCAGCGACGTCCTCATTTCCGTCCCCCTATTCA CATTATCCACACCTACTCAGAGAAAAGCGTATGCGGGTACCAAGGTCTATCGTATCCCGACTGGAAATCAGGAGCAGACGGATCGGATCTCCAATATGATCGCAACACTCGGGGTTCCTACCTGGAAGTCGGCCAAAGTCGCCTTTTCGCATGTGGATGTTGAAGTATCCAAGGATCGATTAACTGCTTTTCATGATGCCCTGAAGCAGATCAACCCTCAGGTCGATTCCCAGTTGATTACTATGCATGACGATCTGAGCGTTAGTATTGCAAAGGAGGCTGAGGGTATGAATAGCCCATACAGGGATGCTTTTG TTGGTTTTGCCAATGCAGCCTGGTTTACTAGCTATCACACTTACGCTGATCACTTGACGTTCTTGAGCGATCTCGTGAGCACTTTCCctaacaatgccaaggttGTTATGGGTGGAACCTCGTATGAAGGACGCCCTATTACCGGAATCAACATATTCGGGAGCTCTG GATCCGGGACAAAACCTGCGATCATTTTCCATGGAACCGTTCATGCTCGTGAATGGATCACCACAATG GTGACCGAACAGATCGCATACAGTCTGCTTTCGAACTATACTACCTCTGCAACGATCAAGAGTTACGTCGACAAATACGATTTTTATATTTTCCCTGTCGTTAATCCTGATG GTTTCGTATATACTCAGACTACCGAACGATTGTGGCGCAAGAACCGTCAGCCGCCTCCATCTGGAACGTGCTACGGCCGAGACATCAACAG GAACTGGCCCTGGAAGTGGGACGTTGCTGGGGGTTCTTCTACTAGTTCGTGTTCCGAGACTTACAGAG GTGCTGCCGCCGGAGACTCTCCCGAGAATAAAGGATTGGCTGCTTTTATCAATGCAAAAGCCAACTCGGCGGCTGGGGCCAAGCTTTATGTCGACTGGCACTCTTATGGTCTATATTTCATGGGAC CATATGGATACTCGTGCTCTGCAAACGCTGCTGACAAGACAGAGCACACAAAGCTGGAACAAGGTTTCGCGGCTGCTTTCAAGGCACCCTATGGCAAAACCTTAAAGACCGGGCCGATTTGTTCGACTATCTACCAAGTCTCGGGCGGAAGTGTCGACTATGCATACGATGTTTCAAAGATCAAGTATTCATTTACTCCCGAGCTACGTGGAGGGTCGTCGGGTAGCGGGTTTGTCCTGCCCCCTGCTGAGATTCTTCCGTCTGGAATTGAGGCATATGAGGGAGTCAAGTATCTTCTGGCCAATATGGTTTAA
- a CDS encoding cytochrome P450 family protein: MSSLPSIARRLLFYTRPYDLTRDTTLLLSFVSADPHELYKDLYPTAWKLGQLTRLSTNAEGFVHWTLPTAQKAGSDKNQPRGTLKAINDTQEQKDICIGTIDNDKSGFSPMICWPNGATAAVDFLPHLNVYAYSGLKETDLIRGEVENFLGNWDLSSLQNAPTDNRFHLFEDKNDGQRSSRLLPPSPPKHWFWGNKDIVSQPYRFVTLGTKYKDTLGDIITTTTPFDTFITINSIELATELLEKHASVSANRPGNFMIQDLLGWSEGVSFHQHDEWHKKQRRILASALHPTAARSYEPQHLDSTLELLRRISQDQKSFQKHVSDIVGDFILRLAYGYTPSQDDTSLASVHRAFSYLAKASAQYFLVNDFPILRYLPAWFPGGGFQTFAKEGRESRVMYANTLFDTVFEQVRNGGAENPSYASQLLEAKGGANITDMDMELTKWTAASLFTGGSTTTVGLIWAFILMVSLHPETARLAQAEIDSIVGRERVPELKDRENMPYTEAVLQEVMRLCPVVPLGLPHTTTEDIQLRGYLIPKNSTINPNIWAMLRDPKHFSSPHTFDPSRYLKPVPDPDPRKYIFGFGRRVCPGQHVANNATWTMCAGILSVFDIQPGLELLSKVEQLGGPGSVQMHKLFQPYLVYDPLPFPCSLVPRDQAALDLLSNSTL, encoded by the exons ATGTCTTCTCTACCAAGCATTGCTCGGAGGCTCCTCTTTTACACGCGCCCGTATGACTTAACTCGAGATACGACTTTGCTTTTGTCCTTTGTGTCGGCGGATCCTCATGAGTTATACAAGGACCTTT ATCCTACCGCTTGGAAG CTAGGACAGTTG ACACGATTGAGTACAAATGCGGAAGGTTTTGTTCATTGGACGCTACCCACAGCCCAAAAAGCTGGTTCTGATAAAAATCAGCCGAGAGGGACGCTCAAGGCGATTAACGATACTCAAGAACAAAAAGATATATGCATTGGCACTATCGACAATGACAAGTCGGGGTTTTCGCCAATGATATGTTGGCC TAATGGTGCAACAGCGGCCGTCGATTTTTTGCCGCAT CTAAATGTGTATGCGTATTCGGGTTTAAAGG AGACCGACCTGATTCGTGGTGAAGTTGAAAACTTTCTGGGAAACTGGGACCTCTCTTCACTGCAAAATGCACCCACCGATAATCGATTCCACTTGTTTGAAGACAAGAACGATGGTCAAAG ATCCAGCAGGCTACTGCCTCCTTCTCCGCCCAAACACTGGTTCTGGGGCAACAAGGACATCGTTAGCCAGCCGTACCGATTCGTAACCCTGGGCACGAAATACAAAGATACTCTAG GGGACATCATTACTACCACTACACCATTCGACACGTTCATTACCATCAACAGCATAGAATTGGCCACTGAACTACTGGAGAAACATGCATCTGTCAGTGCCAACCGACCAGGCAATTTCATGATTCAAGATCT CCTTGGATGGTCAGAAGGAGTATCCTTCCATCAACACGACGAATGGCACAAGAAACAAAGGCGCATACTGGCTTCAGCGTTGCACCCCACAGCTGCGCGATCTTACGAGCCACAACACCTAGATTCGACACTTGAGCTACTCAGACGCATCTCACAGGACCAAAAGTCATTCCAGAAGCATGTTAGCGATATCGTCGGCGATTTCATTTTGCGGCTGGCTTATGGTTATACGCCTAGCCAAGATGACACAAGCCTTGCCAGTGTGCATCGAGCATTCTCGTACTTGGCCAAGGCTTCGGCGCAATATTTTCTCGTCAACGATTTCCCCATTT TGAGGTATCTTCCCGCTTGGTTCCCTGGTGGGGGGTTCCAGACATTTGCTAAAGAAGGAAGGGAGTCCCGAGTCATGTATGCGAATACGCTGTTTGATACGGTGTTTGAACAAGTG CGTAATGGCGGGGCGGAAAATCCCTCGTACGCTTCGCAGTTACTCGAGGCCAAAGGAGGGGCGAATATCACCGACATGGACATGGAATTGACCAAGTGGACTGCGGCCTCGCTGTTCACAG GAGGCTCTACCACG ACTGTTGGGTTGATATGGGCGTTCATATTAATGGTATCGCTTCACCCTGAGACCGCCAGGCTCGCACAAGCAGAGATTGATAGTATAGTTGGAAGAGAGCGGGTACCGGAACTGAAAGATCGGGAAAATATGCCGTACACAGAAGCGGTACTACAGGAAGTAATGAGACTCTGTCCCGTTGTCCCATTGG GTCTGCCTCATACCACTACAGAGGATATCCAACTCAGAGGATATCTAATTCCAAAGAATTCGACCATCAATCCCAACATCTG GGCCATGCTTCGCGATCCAAAGCACTTTTCCTCCCCGCACACGTTTGATCCGTCCCGCTACCTAAAGCCGGTACCTGACCCCGATCCCCGCAAGTACATCTTTGGTTTTGGCCGACGTGTATGTCCCGGACAGCACGTAGCCAACAATGCTACTTGGACCATGTGCGCTGGTATCCTGTCGGTTTTCGACATACAGCCCGGCTTGGAACTGCTCTCAAAAGTTGAGCAACTTGGGGGCCCTGGATCTGTGCAAATGCATAAGCTATTTCAGCCGTACCTGGTATA TGATCCGCTTCCGTTCCCTTGCAGTCTTGTTCCTCGTGACCAAGCAGCTTTAGATTTGTTGTCAAATAGCACCCTTTAG